Proteins encoded within one genomic window of Hyphomicrobiales bacterium 4NK60-0047b:
- a CDS encoding DUF1761 domain-containing protein, whose amino-acid sequence MDFVGQSTIAIVAAAFVGFVIGGIWYGILGDVWMKAASIDPADMVDENGKKKMPVVPMVLAAIANLVLAITLSGLMGHMVVDVRHGLITAGFIALGFILPTLLVNYSFQGRPLSLTLIDAGHWLLVLLVMGAIIGYIGVETQ is encoded by the coding sequence ATGGATTTTGTAGGACAAAGCACGATTGCTATAGTGGCGGCAGCGTTTGTTGGGTTTGTTATTGGCGGGATTTGGTACGGTATTTTGGGAGATGTCTGGATGAAGGCAGCCTCAATTGACCCTGCTGATATGGTTGATGAAAACGGCAAGAAGAAGATGCCCGTTGTTCCTATGGTTCTGGCCGCTATTGCGAATTTGGTGCTTGCGATTACACTTTCAGGTTTGATGGGACATATGGTTGTTGATGTGAGGCATGGCCTCATCACCGCCGGCTTCATTGCTCTTGGGTTTATCTTACCTACATTATTGGTGAATTATAGCTTTCAAGGGCGGCCGCTTAGCCTCACATTGATTGATGCTGGACATTGGCTCCTCGTATTATTAGTAATGGGAGCGATTATCGGCTATATTGGGGTTGAAACTCAATAG
- a CDS encoding lipopolysaccharide biosynthesis protein produces the protein MDTKLTMKKDLFSKSVDLISGKFNTEFNAFLVYGLRIFGAFLTFLLQIFLARWMGKYEYGLFALVWSCLIISGELLSFGFYNLIQRLLPEYRVQGEPELIRGALWGSAYSIIIASILTCGLLYAGLYLATILGGLSSVYATPLMIALLALPAFALSDYLSGIGRSYGWMIRAFAPGALFRPLALMGLLVGLVALGFNASAIVAISVAVISIWMTLILSLAITGFKIPEAERKGPRKYKISAWIWAALPMMMISSFELLLFNVDVLMISHFMEPDQTGIYFAATKIMALVAFLNFAIGSAFNRKYAEAHASANQEELASIIRRSACLTFYPSLIMIFFILILNEEILSLFGQGFSNAEVVIMPLAIGLAFRALIGPGERVLMMTGQQYTCAVIYLGTVVLDIVLNIYLIPAYGIKGAAIATALSFAFMAFMLLSAIKIRLNIISLPFILKT, from the coding sequence ATGGATACAAAATTAACAATGAAAAAAGATCTGTTTAGCAAGTCAGTTGACCTAATTTCAGGGAAATTCAATACAGAATTTAACGCATTTCTAGTCTATGGATTGCGTATTTTTGGAGCGTTTCTAACGTTCCTCCTGCAAATTTTTCTCGCCCGTTGGATGGGCAAGTATGAATATGGTCTATTTGCGCTAGTTTGGTCCTGTCTTATTATCTCTGGTGAGTTGCTCAGTTTTGGGTTTTATAATCTTATCCAACGTTTACTTCCAGAATATAGAGTGCAAGGTGAACCAGAATTAATTCGCGGTGCTTTATGGGGCAGTGCTTATAGTATTATCATAGCCTCAATACTCACTTGCGGCCTGCTTTATGCAGGGTTGTATTTAGCAACAATTCTTGGTGGGCTCTCTTCAGTTTATGCAACACCTCTGATGATCGCATTGTTAGCACTGCCAGCATTTGCTCTGTCTGATTATCTATCAGGCATTGGTCGTAGTTACGGTTGGATGATACGCGCTTTTGCCCCAGGTGCACTGTTTCGCCCCCTCGCTCTTATGGGGTTACTAGTCGGCTTGGTAGCGCTTGGGTTTAATGCATCAGCAATAGTGGCCATCTCAGTAGCCGTAATTTCAATTTGGATGACTTTAATTTTATCCTTAGCTATTACCGGGTTTAAAATTCCAGAGGCTGAACGTAAAGGCCCTCGTAAATATAAGATTTCAGCTTGGATTTGGGCGGCATTGCCCATGATGATGATTTCTTCATTTGAACTGTTATTATTCAATGTTGATGTTCTTATGATTAGTCATTTTATGGAGCCGGATCAAACAGGGATATATTTTGCAGCGACCAAAATCATGGCGTTGGTAGCTTTTTTGAATTTTGCCATAGGCTCAGCCTTTAACCGAAAATATGCTGAAGCCCATGCGAGCGCTAATCAGGAAGAGTTGGCGTCAATTATTCGTCGCTCAGCTTGCCTGACTTTCTACCCCTCATTAATCATGATTTTTTTCATCTTGATATTGAATGAAGAAATTTTATCTTTATTTGGTCAGGGCTTTAGTAATGCTGAAGTCGTCATCATGCCATTAGCCATAGGGCTGGCCTTTCGAGCACTGATCGGGCCAGGTGAGCGGGTTTTAATGATGACAGGACAACAATATACTTGTGCTGTCATTTATCTTGGTACAGTCGTTCTCGATATTGTCTTAAACATCTATTTGATCCCGGCCTATGGCATCAAAGGGGCTGCTATCGCCACAGCACTTTCCTTCGCATTTATGGCTTTCATGCTTTTAAGCGCGATCAAAATTCGTCTCAATATCATCTCACTCCCCTTTATCCTAAAAACTTAA
- a CDS encoding CoA ester lyase → MVTIRPRRSVLYMPGSKERALEKGKSLPTDAIIFDLEDAVAPDMKDMARDQVASAVQAGGYGQRELIIRVNGLDTPWFKEDLKAAAGAKPNAILVPKVSSGEDIRSVRDQLNALGADPSIDLWAMMETPLAMLKALDIAENGPSESHRLAVFIMGTNDLSKETGAAIKPGREAMLAWLSTCVAAGRAFGIDIIDGVYNDFKDEDGFKTECAQGNDLGMDGKTLIHPGQIGPCNEIFSPSADAVEWAKKIIEAFELPENHGKGAITVDGKMVELLHAEMAKRTVAISEAIEALAQS, encoded by the coding sequence ATGGTCACAATCCGCCCACGTCGTTCAGTATTATACATGCCAGGTTCAAAAGAACGCGCATTGGAAAAAGGCAAATCATTGCCAACAGATGCCATCATCTTTGATTTAGAAGATGCTGTGGCCCCCGATATGAAAGATATGGCCCGTGACCAGGTAGCAAGTGCTGTACAAGCTGGTGGCTATGGCCAAAGAGAATTGATCATACGGGTCAACGGTCTTGATACACCATGGTTTAAAGAAGATTTAAAGGCAGCTGCTGGTGCTAAGCCAAATGCCATTTTGGTTCCCAAGGTCTCAAGTGGAGAAGATATCAGATCTGTTCGAGATCAGTTGAATGCCCTAGGCGCAGATCCATCAATTGACTTGTGGGCGATGATGGAAACACCTCTTGCCATGCTAAAAGCATTGGATATCGCTGAAAACGGCCCCTCTGAAAGCCATCGCTTGGCTGTCTTCATTATGGGTACAAACGATCTATCAAAAGAAACTGGCGCTGCAATCAAACCAGGCCGAGAGGCAATGTTAGCCTGGCTATCAACGTGCGTCGCCGCAGGTCGTGCCTTCGGAATTGATATTATCGACGGGGTTTACAACGACTTTAAAGATGAAGACGGCTTTAAAACAGAATGTGCGCAAGGCAATGATCTCGGTATGGATGGCAAAACATTAATTCATCCAGGTCAAATCGGCCCGTGTAATGAAATATTCTCACCCTCTGCTGATGCTGTCGAATGGGCTAAAAAAATCATCGAAGCATTTGAATTGCCTGAAAACCATGGCAAGGGCGCAATCACTGTTGATGGCAAGATGGTTGAGTTACTACACGCAGAAATGGCCAAACGCACAGTTGCTATCTCTGAAGCAATCGAGGCCTTAGCTCAAAGTTAG
- a CDS encoding DoxX family protein, with amino-acid sequence MTGLINRFICIFSCIPNWIYTTLARFVIGLTFFNSGLTKVDDNYVILSKTKSLFNDIYFQGLPLPESVIDILAVLATYAELTLPILLWIGLGSRFSAFGLLIITAVIQIFVFPGSYVLHGLWAVALLTIIVNGAGPLSLDYFIKKSRG; translated from the coding sequence ATGACTGGATTAATAAATAGATTTATCTGTATCTTTAGTTGTATTCCAAACTGGATTTATACAACACTAGCGCGCTTTGTTATTGGCTTAACATTCTTTAATTCAGGCCTAACCAAAGTTGACGATAATTATGTTATTTTGAGCAAAACGAAATCTTTGTTCAATGATATCTATTTCCAAGGGCTTCCGCTTCCTGAAAGCGTCATAGATATTCTTGCTGTATTAGCAACCTATGCCGAATTAACATTGCCGATTTTACTATGGATTGGTCTTGGCTCTCGTTTTTCAGCTTTTGGTCTGCTCATCATAACAGCAGTCATCCAGATTTTCGTATTCCCTGGCTCTTATGTGCTTCATGGACTATGGGCAGTTGCCCTCCTGACCATCATCGTTAATGGCGCTGGGCCACTATCACTTGATTATTTCATCAAAAAATCAAGAGGCTGA
- a CDS encoding MaoC family dehydratase has translation MSKTNPGNYFEDFSVGQVLHHATPRTITEGDIALYTALYGMRFAVQSADSFAMDIGYEAAPIDDFLVFHMVFGKTVPDISLNAVANLGYADCKFVQPVYPGDTVSTSSKVIGLKENSNGKTGVVYVRSTGRNQIGEIVLDYVRWVMVRKKDEASAAPTPDVPELPKRVEPSHFAESTPEINVAEYNNDLAGAPYRWGDYEVGEKIDHVDGMTIEEAEHQMATRLYQNTAKVHFNNHTESQGRFGKRLMYGGHVISMARALSFNGLANGFHVAAINGGRHVSPCFAGDTIYAWSEILEKEAIPGREDVGALRVKTIAVKNHPCADFPGKTEDGYHESVMLDLDYWLVMPR, from the coding sequence ATGAGTAAAACCAATCCAGGTAATTATTTTGAAGATTTCTCTGTAGGCCAGGTTTTGCATCACGCAACACCTCGCACCATTACAGAGGGTGACATTGCTTTATATACAGCGCTTTATGGTATGCGCTTTGCGGTCCAATCAGCAGATAGTTTTGCAATGGACATTGGCTATGAAGCCGCTCCAATTGATGATTTCTTAGTATTTCATATGGTTTTTGGCAAAACGGTACCGGATATCTCGCTTAATGCTGTTGCAAATTTGGGTTATGCAGATTGTAAATTTGTACAGCCCGTTTACCCAGGTGACACAGTCTCGACCTCCTCTAAGGTCATTGGCTTGAAAGAAAATTCCAATGGCAAAACGGGTGTTGTTTACGTGCGCTCAACAGGACGAAACCAAATAGGCGAAATTGTTCTGGATTATGTGCGCTGGGTTATGGTGCGCAAAAAAGATGAAGCATCCGCTGCGCCAACACCAGATGTGCCAGAATTACCGAAGCGTGTTGAGCCCTCACATTTTGCTGAATCAACACCTGAGATCAATGTCGCTGAATATAATAATGATCTGGCTGGCGCGCCTTATCGCTGGGGTGATTATGAAGTCGGTGAAAAAATTGATCATGTTGACGGTATGACCATTGAAGAAGCTGAGCACCAAATGGCAACAAGGCTTTATCAAAATACTGCGAAAGTCCACTTCAATAATCACACAGAAAGCCAGGGGCGTTTTGGCAAGCGGCTTATGTACGGTGGTCATGTTATTTCCATGGCAAGAGCTCTCTCTTTCAATGGGCTTGCAAACGGGTTTCACGTCGCTGCCATCAATGGGGGGCGGCATGTAAGTCCGTGTTTTGCTGGTGACACAATTTATGCTTGGTCAGAAATTCTAGAAAAAGAAGCCATTCCTGGCCGCGAAGATGTTGGTGCATTGCGCGTTAAAACCATAGCCGTAAAAAATCACCCTTGCGCTGATTTCCCTGGGAAAACAGAAGATGGCTATCATGAAAGTGTTATGCTGGATCTAGATTATTGGTTGGTCATGCCAAGATAA
- a CDS encoding class I SAM-dependent methyltransferase, translated as MSKAVGNPFSDGAENYAKHRPKYPDELAKNLASLCPNNELAIEVGCGTGQFSHCLASQFEKVLATDLSVEQIKQAEPLNNITFKSEPAEKISANHNSASLIVAAQAAHWFDLNKFYKEATRVAVNEAIIALLSYGVLNVEGEADERFQRFYWQEIHSYWAPDRKHVETGYETFEFPFKELTLPPVKIVCQWNFNQLIGYIQTWSAMKALKQEAAEHIYNEFHKDMKAIWGEPEVTKTITWPISSRVGKIEL; from the coding sequence ATGAGCAAAGCGGTAGGCAATCCATTTTCAGATGGCGCGGAAAACTATGCAAAACATCGCCCCAAATATCCTGATGAGTTGGCCAAGAATCTTGCTTCTTTGTGTCCTAACAACGAGCTGGCCATTGAAGTTGGCTGTGGTACAGGTCAATTTTCTCACTGCCTAGCAAGTCAGTTTGAAAAGGTGCTCGCAACAGATTTAAGCGTTGAGCAAATCAAGCAGGCAGAGCCTCTCAATAACATAACTTTTAAGAGCGAGCCCGCTGAGAAAATTTCTGCAAATCATAATTCTGCTAGCCTAATAGTTGCAGCACAAGCCGCTCATTGGTTTGATTTAAACAAGTTCTATAAAGAAGCAACAAGAGTTGCTGTTAATGAGGCAATTATAGCTCTGCTTTCCTATGGTGTTTTAAATGTTGAAGGTGAGGCCGATGAGCGTTTCCAACGGTTTTATTGGCAGGAAATACATAGTTATTGGGCACCGGATCGCAAACATGTCGAAACGGGGTATGAAACTTTTGAGTTTCCTTTCAAAGAGCTAACCTTGCCGCCCGTTAAAATTGTTTGTCAGTGGAATTTCAATCAACTTATTGGATACATCCAAACATGGTCAGCTATGAAAGCGTTAAAGCAAGAAGCAGCTGAGCATATCTATAATGAGTTTCATAAAGATATGAAAGCAATTTGGGGAGAGCCAGAAGTTACAAAAACAATTACGTGGCCCATATCATCAAGGGTCGGAAAAATAGAACTTTAA
- a CDS encoding DNA-binding domain-containing protein: MSEWSKLQSSVSNALENLAVEVPSGIKLLKDGVVPKKRFSVYRNNVTLSLISVLASTYPVVEEIVGEDFFATMAREFALSHLPQSPVMIHYGEEFPIFLESFAPVQELPYLKDVAKLEWHRNSAYHGANAIPVTIEALGKFSEEDVPNLGFEFHPTLSLIKSNYPIVTIWQAHQQENPSEFLSGLNMDESEAAVIIRSELDVLIHQVSIGTLKFLQSLQKGRSFSLSVEQAIAIEPSFDIPANLAGLFNLGAVKGVNLVRSA, translated from the coding sequence ATGAGCGAGTGGTCCAAGCTACAATCCTCCGTATCAAATGCACTTGAAAACTTAGCAGTCGAAGTGCCATCGGGCATTAAATTATTAAAAGATGGAGTGGTGCCTAAGAAACGGTTCAGTGTGTATCGTAATAACGTCACACTAAGTCTCATTTCAGTATTGGCCAGCACTTATCCGGTTGTAGAGGAAATTGTTGGAGAAGATTTTTTTGCAACAATGGCAAGAGAGTTTGCCCTATCCCATTTGCCTCAGTCTCCAGTAATGATTCATTATGGTGAAGAATTTCCAATCTTCTTAGAGAGTTTTGCTCCAGTACAAGAATTACCTTATTTAAAGGACGTAGCCAAACTGGAATGGCACCGTAATAGTGCTTATCATGGGGCAAATGCTATCCCCGTCACAATCGAAGCTCTTGGCAAATTTTCGGAAGAAGATGTGCCCAATTTGGGCTTCGAATTCCATCCAACTCTTTCGCTGATAAAAAGCAATTACCCAATCGTCACCATCTGGCAAGCACATCAACAAGAAAACCCGTCTGAATTTTTATCAGGGTTGAATATGGATGAGAGTGAAGCAGCTGTGATCATTCGCTCAGAGTTAGATGTGCTCATTCATCAGGTTTCAATAGGTACATTGAAATTTCTACAAAGCCTTCAAAAAGGGCGCTCTTTTTCCCTGTCTGTCGAGCAGGCAATCGCAATCGAACCATCTTTCGACATTCCAGCTAATTTAGCTGGTCTCTTTAACTTAGGCGCTGTAAAAGGCGTGAATTTAGTGCGTTCCGCCTAA
- a CDS encoding DUF2282 domain-containing protein translates to MSKSAISAAILAGAVATALTGAAEIKPAGAADNEKCYGISLKGKNDCAAGKGTSCSGTSTIDYQGNAWTYVPKGTCEKMELPGGRKGSLKALDRDNG, encoded by the coding sequence ATGTCAAAATCAGCAATCTCAGCAGCTATTCTAGCAGGTGCAGTAGCTACAGCTCTAACAGGTGCAGCAGAAATCAAACCAGCTGGCGCAGCTGACAATGAAAAATGCTACGGCATTTCTCTAAAAGGTAAAAACGATTGTGCAGCAGGTAAAGGCACAAGCTGTTCTGGTACATCTACAATAGATTATCAAGGTAATGCATGGACATATGTACCAAAAGGCACATGCGAAAAAATGGAATTACCAGGTGGCCGTAAGGGTAGCCTTAAAGCATTAGATCGTGACAACGGCTAA
- a CDS encoding helix-turn-helix domain-containing protein: MTNILKPGLGELLRHLSEMFDQGSEAHYKRSNVPIKSRYTPVLRALAEQNAQTVKEITMQLQITQGAVSQTIRLMEIDGLIKRGPGASDARETIIKLTKEGQSLTGDLKEHWRARFAAIEGLENELAIPIRNHLEIIATALEEKGFAERIDETYKKKKQNKKNKGK, from the coding sequence ATGACAAATATTTTAAAACCAGGTCTGGGAGAACTTCTTCGTCACTTAAGTGAAATGTTTGATCAAGGCTCAGAGGCTCATTACAAGCGCTCAAATGTTCCCATCAAATCACGGTATACCCCTGTGCTAAGAGCGCTTGCGGAGCAAAACGCGCAAACCGTTAAAGAAATCACCATGCAATTACAAATTACCCAAGGTGCTGTCAGCCAAACCATAAGGTTGATGGAAATAGATGGTTTGATAAAGAGGGGGCCGGGAGCAAGTGATGCAAGGGAAACAATTATAAAACTTACAAAAGAAGGTCAGTCTCTGACAGGTGATTTAAAAGAGCACTGGCGAGCAAGGTTTGCAGCTATAGAAGGTTTAGAGAATGAATTGGCCATTCCCATCAGAAATCATCTGGAAATCATAGCAACAGCTCTTGAAGAAAAAGGGTTCGCAGAGCGAATAGATGAAACTTACAAAAAGAAAAAACAAAATAAAAAGAACAAAGGGAAATAA
- the grxC gene encoding glutaredoxin 3, with protein sequence MAVVTVYTGFACSFCQRAKMLLTHKGVEFTEINVAQNPDQRPIMMERASGARTVPQIFIDDLHVGGCDDLYALDRAGNLDGLLGLEANPN encoded by the coding sequence ATGGCAGTTGTAACTGTTTATACCGGATTTGCATGTAGTTTTTGTCAGCGCGCGAAAATGCTTCTTACTCATAAAGGTGTTGAATTTACTGAAATTAACGTTGCTCAAAACCCTGATCAACGCCCAATCATGATGGAGCGCGCTTCAGGTGCACGCACTGTGCCACAAATTTTTATTGATGACTTACATGTTGGCGGCTGTGATGATCTCTATGCTCTTGACCGTGCTGGCAATCTAGATGGTCTTTTAGGCTTAGAGGCTAATCCCAATTAG
- the pdxK gene encoding pyridoxine/pyridoxal/pyridoxamine kinase → MQSSPNGTVLALSSEVGVGAVGLSIARFVFARQDLQAICLPTISLASRPDLGKMAGHVIPANDLDAQLNALADDGWLAKLNGVMTGYFASADQVETAAVFLRKLRQENPTAVILVDPVLGDCDTGLYVSEEVAQAVRDLLLPLADVITPNLFEFSWLCGTDQVKFDELVSQTALLKVPHVVVTSAHIGVSTEMPSTRDASPFADQQNLIKTVHIHKGEMATFSSPFIAQMPKGTGDIFASHVLSRLVHGDEMKVAVYGSVEFLERIAERAQRSKTIEPSLLF, encoded by the coding sequence ATGCAAAGCTCGCCCAATGGAACAGTTCTGGCCTTAAGTTCAGAAGTTGGTGTGGGTGCTGTTGGGCTTTCAATTGCTCGTTTTGTCTTCGCAAGGCAAGACCTACAAGCCATTTGCTTACCCACTATCAGTCTTGCTTCGCGGCCAGATTTGGGAAAAATGGCGGGGCATGTGATCCCAGCGAACGACTTAGACGCTCAATTAAATGCCTTAGCCGATGATGGTTGGCTTGCAAAACTTAATGGGGTAATGACTGGTTATTTTGCCAGTGCTGATCAAGTTGAAACGGCTGCGGTATTCCTCAGAAAATTACGCCAAGAAAATCCAACGGCAGTAATTCTCGTGGACCCTGTGTTGGGAGATTGTGACACTGGGCTTTATGTATCTGAAGAGGTGGCACAAGCTGTGCGAGATTTATTACTCCCGCTAGCAGATGTTATCACACCGAACCTTTTTGAATTTTCGTGGTTGTGCGGAACAGACCAAGTAAAATTTGATGAGCTTGTAAGCCAAACTGCACTATTGAAAGTGCCACATGTCGTTGTGACCTCTGCTCATATTGGGGTTTCAACTGAGATGCCTTCTACTAGAGATGCAAGCCCTTTTGCAGACCAACAGAACTTAATTAAAACCGTTCATATTCATAAAGGTGAAATGGCCACTTTCTCCAGCCCCTTTATTGCTCAAATGCCGAAGGGTACGGGAGATATTTTTGCTTCCCACGTACTTTCTCGTTTGGTTCATGGAGATGAAATGAAGGTGGCTGTTTATGGAAGTGTGGAATTTCTGGAGAGGATTGCAGAAAGGGCCCAAAGGTCTAAAACCATTGAACCCTCTCTGCTATTTTAA
- a CDS encoding EVE domain-containing protein, with the protein MKYWLFKSEPNTWSWDNQKAKGKKGEEWDGVRNYQARNNMREMKKGDLGFFYHSIKEKSVVGIVEVLREAHQDSTTEDERWECVDVMAVTDIPEPVTLDEIKAEPKLEKMILVNNSRLSVQPVLKSEWKLICKMGGLKNPPL; encoded by the coding sequence TTGAAATATTGGTTGTTTAAATCTGAACCGAATACCTGGTCTTGGGATAATCAAAAAGCTAAAGGCAAAAAGGGTGAAGAATGGGATGGGGTGCGGAATTATCAAGCGCGAAATAATATGAGAGAAATGAAAAAGGGTGACCTTGGTTTCTTTTATCACTCTATCAAAGAAAAGAGCGTTGTCGGCATTGTAGAAGTTTTACGGGAAGCTCATCAAGATTCTACGACAGAAGATGAACGTTGGGAATGCGTGGATGTAATGGCAGTAACCGATATCCCCGAACCTGTTACGTTAGATGAAATTAAAGCTGAACCAAAGCTTGAAAAAATGATTTTGGTTAATAATTCTCGTCTCTCAGTACAGCCTGTTCTTAAATCTGAGTGGAAATTAATTTGCAAAATGGGTGGCTTGAAAAATCCTCCCCTTTAA
- a CDS encoding DUF692 domain-containing protein: MLKTSTIKQTRLPAKAGVGLKGEHYQDICKTSPDIGWFEVHPENYMGAGGAPHHYLTKIRENYPLSLHGVGLSIGGSLPPSEEHLTRVKELIDRYQPESFSEHLAWSSHEAGFFNDLLPLPLTKETCQTVSEHIDLIQETLGQRLLLENPSTYVGFEREDFTEIEFLKEVVKRTGCGLLLDVNNVYVSCTNHERSSEDYIQNFPMEAVGEIHLGGHAPDEDDLGNPLLIDAHDRKVVEDVWALYDQAISQKGPVATLIEWDNDVPTWDVLFSEAKLAEEILQKYEGQSSPTSTPDKAPALKERVA; the protein is encoded by the coding sequence ATGTTAAAAACTTCAACAATCAAACAAACAAGATTACCGGCAAAAGCCGGCGTTGGTCTTAAGGGCGAACATTATCAAGACATTTGTAAAACATCGCCAGATATAGGTTGGTTTGAAGTTCATCCAGAAAATTACATGGGAGCGGGCGGTGCCCCCCATCACTACTTAACAAAAATCAGAGAAAATTATCCTCTAAGCCTTCACGGTGTCGGACTCTCAATTGGTGGTTCTCTTCCCCCATCTGAGGAGCATTTAACCCGGGTTAAAGAGTTAATCGACCGCTATCAGCCCGAGAGTTTCTCAGAGCATTTAGCGTGGTCCTCTCATGAAGCTGGTTTCTTCAATGATTTATTGCCTTTGCCATTAACCAAAGAAACATGCCAAACCGTGTCTGAGCATATTGATCTTATTCAAGAGACACTTGGACAAAGATTACTGCTTGAAAACCCCTCAACTTATGTCGGTTTTGAACGCGAAGATTTTACAGAAATAGAATTTCTTAAAGAGGTTGTTAAACGCACCGGCTGTGGTTTACTGCTGGATGTGAATAATGTTTATGTCTCATGCACCAATCATGAGCGCAGCTCAGAAGACTATATCCAAAATTTCCCAATGGAAGCCGTTGGTGAAATCCATCTTGGTGGTCACGCGCCAGATGAAGATGATTTAGGAAACCCTCTTTTGATCGATGCACACGACAGAAAAGTCGTTGAAGATGTTTGGGCGCTTTATGACCAAGCGATTAGCCAAAAAGGGCCGGTAGCTACCTTAATAGAGTGGGATAATGACGTGCCGACGTGGGACGTTTTATTCAGTGAAGCTAAATTAGCTGAAGAAATTTTGCAAAAATATGAAGGTCAATCCTCACCAACTAGTACGCCTGATAAAGCACCAGCTCTAAAAGAGCGAGTGGCTTAA
- a CDS encoding DUF1737 domain-containing protein, which yields MKLYRFLTGPDDASFCHRITDALNKGWQLHGAPQYGYDQNKRVMLCGQAVIKTVEGKDYTPDMKLSDQ from the coding sequence ATGAAATTATATAGATTTTTAACTGGCCCAGATGATGCAAGCTTTTGTCATAGAATAACTGACGCACTAAATAAAGGCTGGCAACTTCATGGAGCACCGCAATATGGCTATGATCAAAACAAACGGGTCATGCTATGTGGTCAAGCTGTGATTAAGACCGTAGAAGGTAAAGATTACACACCTGACATGAAATTATCTGACCAGTAA